CGGTGGTGCGCGAGCGCAGGGCGATCCGGTCGCAGCCCTCCACCCGGACGATCTCGCCGCCGTGCGGGGCGAGGGCCGCGGCGAGGCCGGTGGCCAGGCCGACCCGGTACGGCATGGTGCCGCTGTACCAGTCCTCGAAGAGGGTGTCGGCGAGCGGGCCGATGACGGCGATCCGCGGAGTGCGGGCCGGGTCGAGCGGCAGCAGGCCGTCGTTCTTGAGCAGGACCGTCGACTCGATCGCGGCGTGCCGGGCCAGGGCGCGGTGCTCGGGGCAGTCGATCACCTCGGGGCCGGTGCCGGACCAGGGGTCGAGGTCGGGGTCGAACTCGCCGAGGCGGAAGCGCAGTTCCAGCTGGCGGCGGACGGCGCGGTCCACGTCGGTCTCGTCGATCAGACCGCGTTCCAGCGCCTCGCGCAGCCGGCCGACCGGGGTCTCGCTGTCCTGGTCGTGGTCGGTGAAGCTGTCGATGCCGGCCTTGAGCGCCGCCGCGTGGGACTCGGCGTGGTCGTCGAAGTAGTGCTCCGGGTCGACCAGGTTGGAGGGGGCCTCGGCGTCGCTGACCACGAACAGCTCGTGGCCGGTCGGCTCGGCCCAGCGGCGCAGCTCCGCCTCGATCAGCGGACTGACGTGGCAGGGCCGGCCGTTGACCAGGTTGTAGGCGGCCATCGCGCCGGTCGCGGCACCGGAGGCGACGACGGGGCGGAAGGCGGCCAGGTCGTACTCCTGGAGGACACGCGGGCGCAGTCCGGAGGAGGTGACGCAGCGGTCGTCCTCGTTGTTGTAGGCGAGGAAGTGCTTGAGCACCGGGGCGGACCGCAGATAGGTCGGGTGGTCGCCGGCGAGTCCCCTGCAGAACGCCTCGCCGACCCGCGCGGTGTGCACCGGGTCCTCGGAGTAGCCCTCTTCGTTGCGTCCCCAGCGCGGGTCGCGCAGCAGGTTGAGCACGGGGGCCCAGGCCTGCAGTGAGTTGGCCCCGCGCTCGGGGCTGCCGATGGCCGGCGGGCGGTGGTGGTGGAAGGCCCGCAGCTCGGTCGAGACCGCCTCGGCGACCCGGCGTACCAGCTCCTCGTCCCAGCTGGCGCCGAGGCCGACGGCCTGCGGGAAGACCGTCGCCATCCCGAGCCAGGAGACGCCGTGCAGGGCCTCGCTGCCGGTGCGGAACGGGGCGATGCCCAGGCGCGGTACGGCCGGCGCGTACTGGTGCAGCATCGCGAGCCGTTCGTCGAGCGTGAGCTGCTGGAGCAGATCGTCGACACGCTCCCGCAGGGCGAGCGTGGGATTGCGGAAACCGGGCAGGCCGGCAGCGGACACGGGCACGGAAGTCACGTGGAACACCCTTCGGGCGGGCTCGGTTCGGCGACCGGATGATCGAAGCGTTTCGACGCTGACACGCTCCGATGGAGGTGTCAACTCCCCAGGAAACAAAGGATTCTGGATTTGTTCAGCCTCTTGCCCAACTAGAAACCCGTCGTTAGTGTCGCCGAAACATCCAAGCGCTTCGACGTCTCGACGCTTCGATGCTTCAACGCTTCAACGGAGAGGGGCCACGCCACCATGAGATCCGGGTTGAACCGCAGAAGCTTCCTGACCACCGCCGCCACGGTCGCGGGAACCGCCGCGATGGCACCCCTGCTGTCCGCCTGCGGCGGCGGCTCGGACAGGAAGGCCGGGGCGAACACCAAGGAGGGCCTCAAGTCCGCCCTGCCGACCTACGTAGCCAACGCCAACGCGGTCAAGCCGGACATAGCCCCCGTGCGGGGCGCGGGCGACGCCGCGACCGACCCGGCCTACCTCTCCTACCCAGCCTCCCCGCCGTCCAGCGTCTCCGGCGTTCCGGGCAAGGGAGGCAGCTACACGGCGGTCACCCCGCTGTGGGGCACGGCCCCACCGGTCGGCAACTCCTTCTACCAGGCGATGAACAAGGCACTCGGAGTCGAGCTGACCGTCAAGCCGACGGACGGAATCAACTACAACACCATCATCCCGACGATGACCGCCGCCAAGAAGCTGCCGGACTGGATCAACCTGCCGGCCTGGATGAACAACAACTTCAACACCGGTGGGCTGGCCGGCACCCAGCTCGCGGACCTGACCCCCTACCTGTCCGGCGACAACATCAAGAAGTACCCCAACCTGGCCGCCCTGCCCACCGGCGCCTGGCAGCACGGCGTCTGGGGCGACAAGCTCTACGGAATCCCCTGCTTCTCCACCAGCTTCGGCATCCCCGGCGCCACCTTCTACCGCCGGGACGTCCTCGAGGCCCGGGGCATCACGGCCGACCAGATCAGGTCCGCCGACGACCTGATGAACCTCGGCAAGGAACTGACCGACGCCAAACGGGGCGTGTGGGCCTTCGACGACGTGTGGACCTACCTCCAGTTCTCCTGGAACGTCCCCATGAACTGGAGGATCGACAACGGCAAGCTGGTCCACCCGTTCGAGACCCAGGAGTTCCTGGAGGCCATCGACTGGCACAACCGCCTGGCCGCCTCGGGCTACATGCACCCGGACGCGCTCGCCGGTGACGTCGCCAACGGGGCCACCCGCTTCTACAGCGGCAAGACGCTCATCGGAGGCGGCGGGCTGGGCGCCTGGAACCTGGCCGACCACCAGTCCGGCGTCGCCGCGGATCCGCACTACCGGCGCGGCGCCTTCAACGCCATCACCGCCGACGGCAAGGGCAAACCCGTGATCTACATGGGCGCCGCCGCCAGCATGATCAGCTACCTCAATGCCAATCTGAAGCCGGCGCAGATCGAGGAACTGCTCGCCGTCGCGAACTACCTCGCCGCGCCCTACGGCACGGCCGAGTACACCATGGTCAACTTCGGCGTCGAGGGCGTCCACCACACCCGGGCGAACGGCGTGCCGACCTTCACGGAGGAGGGGAAGAAGGACGTCCAGGTGACGAGCTACCAGTTCCTGGCCGCCGCCCCCTCCGTGACCAGCAACCCGGGCGGCGAGCAGATCACCAGGGACTACGCGAGCTGGTCGGCCGCCAACGTCGAGTACCTCACCAAGCCGCCCTTCTGGGGCATGAACCTCAGCATGCCGCAGGCCATCGCCTCGGCGGCTGCCGCCCAGAACGTCAACGACACCATCAAGGACTGCTACCACGGCAAGAAGAAGGTCTCCGAGGTGCAGGCCGCCATCGCCGGCTGGCGCTCCGGCCCCGGTGAGCGGCTCAAGCGGTGGATGACCGACAACGTCCTCGACAAGTACGGCACCGGCCAGTGAGCACCGCGGCACAGAAGCGCCCGGCCGGTCCCGCGCGGCTCGACCGGCGGACCAGGCTGCGGCGCGACAAGTCCCTCCTGCTGATGACGATTCCCGCGGTCGTCCTGCTCCTGGTGTTCAACTACGCGCCGCTGTTCGGCATCGTCACCGCCTTCCAGGAGTACGACCCGCTGGTCGGGGTCTGGCACAGCGAATGGGTCGGGTTCGACCAGTTCCGGCAGCTGTTCGGCGACCCGGCGTTCTGGGCCTCGATGAAGAACACGCTCTACCTCAGTTTCGTCCAGCTGATCCTCTTCTTCCCGATCCCCATCGCCCTGGCCCTGCTGCTCAACTCGGTGATCAGCGAGCGGATCCGCAACTTCTTCCAGTCCGTGGTCTATCTGCCGCACTTCTTCTCGTGGGTGCTGGCGGTCACGATCTTCCAGCAGATGCTCGGCGGCGCCGGCGTGCTCAACCAGTTCCTGCGCCAGCACGACATCGGCACCTGGGACATCATGACCAACCCGCACACCTTCGCCCTGCTGGTCACCTCCCAGGCGATCTGGAAGGAGGCGGGCTGGGGGATCATCGTCTTCCTCGCGGCGCTGA
The DNA window shown above is from Streptomyces vietnamensis and carries:
- a CDS encoding ABC transporter substrate-binding protein, with the translated sequence MNRRSFLTTAATVAGTAAMAPLLSACGGGSDRKAGANTKEGLKSALPTYVANANAVKPDIAPVRGAGDAATDPAYLSYPASPPSSVSGVPGKGGSYTAVTPLWGTAPPVGNSFYQAMNKALGVELTVKPTDGINYNTIIPTMTAAKKLPDWINLPAWMNNNFNTGGLAGTQLADLTPYLSGDNIKKYPNLAALPTGAWQHGVWGDKLYGIPCFSTSFGIPGATFYRRDVLEARGITADQIRSADDLMNLGKELTDAKRGVWAFDDVWTYLQFSWNVPMNWRIDNGKLVHPFETQEFLEAIDWHNRLAASGYMHPDALAGDVANGATRFYSGKTLIGGGGLGAWNLADHQSGVAADPHYRRGAFNAITADGKGKPVIYMGAAASMISYLNANLKPAQIEELLAVANYLAAPYGTAEYTMVNFGVEGVHHTRANGVPTFTEEGKKDVQVTSYQFLAAAPSVTSNPGGEQITRDYASWSAANVEYLTKPPFWGMNLSMPQAIASAAAAQNVNDTIKDCYHGKKKVSEVQAAIAGWRSGPGERLKRWMTDNVLDKYGTGQ
- a CDS encoding ABC transporter permease, which codes for MSTAAQKRPAGPARLDRRTRLRRDKSLLLMTIPAVVLLLVFNYAPLFGIVTAFQEYDPLVGVWHSEWVGFDQFRQLFGDPAFWASMKNTLYLSFVQLILFFPIPIALALLLNSVISERIRNFFQSVVYLPHFFSWVLAVTIFQQMLGGAGVLNQFLRQHDIGTWDIMTNPHTFALLVTSQAIWKEAGWGIIVFLAALSAINSELYEAAAADGAGRFRRMWHITLPGLRGVIVLMLVLRLGNALSVGFEQFLIQRDAVGHEAADVLDTFSFYYGIATGGYSYGAAAGLFKSVVSLLLIWGANKLAHAFGEDGLYRT